The following proteins come from a genomic window of Crateriforma spongiae:
- a CDS encoding serine/threonine protein kinase: MSGPKTSSSYASDVSQSKQSVLGSRASRIKNVATSALSNLVFTRRRLWTWPLIAAVILFLVGWFTHRHVERQVEHTLAQQLQALLNADVAALKIWLDVREADAESLGHDERVLNLVSGLMQVADDATAQQRTAALLSATEQRTLSDLLDDWLETQNIQGYMVVDRTGLVLASDIEGAVGNTELLQKFLPQFEPIFAGETHYLPPMKSILAMPDVDGEIRAGVPVMFINAPVQQDDGEILAALCLRIRPEDEFSKILQVARSGRTGETYAFNRDGLMVTASRFDETLKEIGLLEDSPHVRSLLNIQLRDPGVDMTTGNRPKLRRNEQPLTALAQSATAGESGLNVGGYRDYRGVRVIGAWTWLDEFDIGVGTEFDTSEAFQSLQSLRIAFLGLTALLVLVTAGLFGLTLYASKLERQGREAVVEARRLGQYSLDEKLGAGAMGEVYRAHHQMLHRPTAVKLLNVDRHDEQAIARFEREVQMTCRLTHPNTIAIFDYGRTPEGVFYYAMEYLDGLSLDDLIRRFGPQPAGRVIYLLRQLCGSLAEAHEQKLIHRDVKPANIMLTRCGGMADFVKLLDFGLVKPQDSDREMTQAGSLTGTPLYMSPEAIQHQPLDHRSDLYAVGAVGYYMLTGTNVFRGQSIVELCQQHVRESPESPSQRMGRPVDAGLERALMWCLEKSPDDRPKDADALDQALAQCVDASRWDKYAAKEWWHRFIDQTTDVDATIEQTVAVGPNFSPPTS; encoded by the coding sequence ATGAGCGGCCCCAAAACTTCTTCCTCCTATGCCAGCGATGTATCCCAGTCCAAGCAATCCGTCTTGGGATCTCGTGCGTCACGCATCAAGAACGTGGCGACATCGGCACTTTCCAACTTGGTGTTCACCCGCCGCCGTTTGTGGACATGGCCCCTGATCGCCGCCGTGATTTTGTTTCTGGTCGGCTGGTTCACGCACCGCCACGTCGAACGCCAAGTCGAACACACCCTGGCCCAGCAATTACAAGCCTTGTTGAACGCTGATGTGGCGGCTTTGAAGATCTGGCTGGACGTCCGTGAAGCAGACGCGGAATCCTTGGGCCATGACGAACGGGTATTGAACCTGGTAAGTGGCTTGATGCAGGTCGCCGATGATGCCACAGCGCAGCAGCGTACCGCGGCGTTGTTGTCCGCAACCGAACAACGCACATTAAGCGATTTGTTGGACGATTGGCTGGAAACCCAAAACATCCAGGGTTACATGGTGGTCGATCGCACAGGTTTGGTGTTGGCCAGTGACATTGAAGGGGCCGTCGGCAACACGGAGTTGCTACAGAAGTTCTTGCCTCAATTTGAACCCATCTTCGCCGGCGAAACGCACTACCTGCCGCCGATGAAAAGCATCCTGGCCATGCCCGATGTCGACGGTGAAATCCGTGCGGGCGTTCCGGTAATGTTCATCAACGCGCCCGTTCAACAGGACGACGGTGAAATCTTGGCCGCGCTGTGTCTGCGGATTCGTCCGGAAGATGAGTTTTCGAAGATCTTGCAAGTCGCACGGTCAGGCCGAACCGGGGAAACGTACGCGTTCAATCGTGACGGTCTGATGGTCACCGCCAGCCGCTTTGATGAAACGCTGAAAGAAATCGGCTTGCTGGAAGACAGTCCGCACGTTCGGTCGCTGTTGAATATCCAACTGCGTGATCCCGGCGTCGACATGACCACGGGCAATCGCCCCAAGCTTCGGCGAAATGAGCAACCGTTGACCGCGCTTGCCCAGTCGGCGACTGCCGGGGAATCAGGGCTGAACGTTGGTGGATATCGCGACTATCGCGGCGTTCGTGTCATCGGCGCGTGGACGTGGTTGGACGAATTCGACATCGGCGTGGGTACGGAATTCGATACCTCCGAAGCATTCCAGTCGCTGCAATCACTTCGGATCGCTTTCCTGGGTTTGACAGCGTTACTGGTGCTGGTCACCGCCGGGCTGTTCGGGCTGACCCTGTACGCATCCAAATTGGAACGACAAGGACGCGAAGCGGTGGTCGAAGCACGACGCCTAGGGCAATATTCACTGGATGAAAAATTGGGTGCCGGCGCGATGGGCGAAGTTTATCGTGCCCATCACCAAATGCTGCACCGTCCGACCGCGGTCAAGCTACTGAACGTCGATCGCCATGATGAACAGGCCATCGCACGCTTTGAACGCGAAGTTCAAATGACGTGCCGCCTGACCCATCCCAACACGATCGCGATCTTTGATTACGGTCGAACTCCCGAAGGCGTTTTCTACTACGCGATGGAATACCTGGACGGGCTGAGCTTGGATGACTTGATCCGTCGGTTCGGCCCACAACCGGCCGGGCGCGTGATTTATCTGCTGCGTCAACTGTGTGGATCTTTGGCCGAAGCCCACGAACAGAAGTTGATCCACCGAGATGTCAAACCAGCCAACATCATGCTGACCCGCTGTGGCGGCATGGCGGATTTCGTCAAGCTGTTGGATTTCGGATTGGTCAAACCACAAGATTCCGACCGCGAAATGACTCAGGCCGGATCGCTGACCGGCACGCCGTTGTACATGTCGCCCGAAGCGATTCAACACCAACCTTTGGATCACCGCAGCGACCTGTACGCCGTCGGTGCGGTCGGATACTACATGCTGACCGGCACCAACGTGTTCCGTGGTCAAAGCATCGTTGAATTGTGCCAACAACACGTTCGCGAAAGCCCGGAATCCCCGTCACAACGAATGGGACGCCCCGTCGACGCCGGCTTGGAGCGTGCCCTGATGTGGTGTCTGGAAAAATCGCCGGACGATCGCCCCAAGGATGCCGACGCGCTGGACCAAGCCCTGGCCCAATGCGTCGACGCGTCACGCTGGGACAAGTATGCCGCGAAAGAATGGTGGCATCGATTCATCGACCAGACCACCGATGTCGACGCGACGATCGAACAAACCGTCGCAGTCGGCCCCAATTTTTCGCCGCCGACCTCCTAA